The following proteins are co-located in the Deinococcus yavapaiensis KR-236 genome:
- the guaB gene encoding IMP dehydrogenase — translation MDASNDRFAYKFSQDGITFDDVLLIPRRSEVLPNEVSLEAQLTRRVRLKVPFASAAMDTVTETNMAVAMAREGGIGVVHKNMPLELQAEMVRKVKRSEVGMIVDPITLPIEATVGDAERLMNEYRISGVPITAPDGTLLGIVTNRDLRFVTDMSTPVRDVMTSENLVTVPVGTSLEDAEAQFKKSRIEKLLVVDEDYKLTGLVTIKDVMKRIKYPRAAKDDMGRLRVAAAIGNSPDLMDRAGALVAAGVDVLVLDSAHGHSVGILRALERVKTHFDVDVVAGNVATYEGARDLILAGADAVKAGIGPGSICTTRVVTGVGVPQITAIFNTTEAALPEGVPVIADGGVKQTGDVPKAIAAGASVVMLGSMFAGTDEAPGEVVLREGRRYKSYRGMGSLGAMDQGSGDRYFQSGSKKFVPEGIEGIVGYKGAVSEVLYQLVGGLRSAMGYCGAPDLDTLRRDAQFTRITSASLIESHPHDVTITQEAPNYSRK, via the coding sequence ATGGACGCTTCGAACGACCGCTTCGCGTACAAGTTCTCCCAGGACGGCATCACCTTCGACGACGTGCTGCTCATTCCGCGGCGCAGCGAAGTTCTTCCGAACGAGGTGAGCCTCGAGGCGCAGCTCACGCGTCGCGTCCGCCTCAAGGTTCCGTTCGCGTCCGCCGCGATGGACACCGTCACCGAAACGAACATGGCAGTCGCCATGGCGCGTGAAGGTGGCATCGGGGTCGTTCACAAGAACATGCCGCTCGAACTGCAAGCCGAGATGGTCCGCAAGGTGAAGCGTTCCGAAGTCGGCATGATCGTCGATCCGATCACCCTGCCGATCGAAGCGACCGTCGGAGACGCCGAGCGCCTCATGAACGAGTACCGCATCAGCGGCGTGCCGATCACCGCGCCCGACGGTACACTCCTCGGCATCGTGACGAACCGCGACTTGCGCTTCGTCACCGACATGAGCACCCCGGTGCGAGACGTCATGACGAGCGAGAACCTCGTCACCGTGCCTGTCGGGACGTCGCTGGAGGACGCCGAGGCGCAGTTCAAGAAGAGCCGCATCGAGAAGCTTCTCGTGGTCGACGAGGACTACAAGCTCACGGGTCTCGTGACGATCAAGGACGTCATGAAGCGCATCAAGTACCCGCGCGCCGCCAAGGACGACATGGGTCGCCTGCGCGTCGCCGCCGCCATCGGAAACTCGCCCGACCTCATGGACCGCGCCGGCGCTCTCGTCGCGGCGGGCGTCGACGTTCTGGTGCTCGATTCGGCGCACGGGCACTCGGTCGGCATCTTGCGCGCGCTGGAACGCGTCAAGACCCACTTCGACGTGGACGTCGTCGCCGGAAACGTGGCGACGTACGAGGGGGCAAGGGATTTGATCTTGGCGGGAGCGGACGCCGTGAAGGCGGGAATAGGGCCAGGGTCGATCTGCACGACGCGCGTCGTCACGGGCGTTGGCGTGCCGCAAATCACGGCGATCTTCAACACCACCGAAGCGGCCTTGCCCGAGGGCGTGCCCGTCATCGCCGACGGCGGCGTCAAGCAGACCGGGGACGTGCCCAAGGCGATCGCGGCGGGCGCGAGCGTGGTGATGCTGGGGTCGATGTTCGCCGGGACGGACGAAGCGCCGGGCGAAGTCGTGCTGCGCGAAGGGCGCCGCTACAAGTCGTACCGGGGCATGGGGTCGCTGGGAGCGATGGATCAGGGCAGCGGAGATCGGTACTTTCAAAGCGGTTCGAAGAAGTTCGTGCCCGAAGGCATCGAGGGCATCGTGGGGTACAAGGGCGCGGTGAGCGAGGTGCTGTATCAACTCGTGGGCGGCCTTCGAAGCGCGATGGGGTACTGCGGAGCGCCCGACCTCGACACGTTACGGCGCGACGCGCAGTTCACGCGCATCACGTCGGCGAGCCTGATCGAGAGCCATCCGCACGACGTGACGATCACGCAAGAAGCGCCGAACTACAGCCGCAAGTAG